In Sparus aurata chromosome 5, fSpaAur1.1, whole genome shotgun sequence, the genomic window TGTCTGAGTGATCGTACGTGGACTCCCAGCCGAGGTGTGATGCTGGGGTGGGTTTTATGTACGGCCAGTCTTATCGCCTGCCCTCCTATAATAGCCTGTGGTGGGCAGCACAGTCCCTTACAAGGCCACGGCTGTTCTCCGTGTGTCGCTGCAGGGAGCTGATAAGAGGTGAAGCAGCCAGGATTCCTCCGGGCTGGAAAATAGAGATATGAggagcagagagtgagagaggagacagggCAAAGTGACCTCTGACGTTTGACAGTCGCTCgaccaaataaaaaaagtttctcctCAGAGGTCAAATTAGGCTGAAAACGGATGCGTTATGTgcactattataaatatttcaaGAACAGCCTTGTGTGATGCTACACAGCGAACTTAAGCCGGATTTCCTATAAATATAATAACTACCTGTTGCACATGATGATATAGGGACTAAACTCTTTGTGCAGTTCACTAGTTTTCTGATCATTTCTATTTTCATAACATACCTTTCTCCTTTTTGGTGCTATGACTGTGGACAAATAGAGCAGATGATATATTATCTAGGAATTAGAAATAAGTAGAATGTAGAAATTCACACTTCTCTCCAGCCTAAATGTATATTATTTTGGACAGCTGAATTCTGGCTGTGCAAACTGAAGCAGAATTGCCTCCTTCAGTGAATTACAGGTGAGAACAGGGTTATATTGTGAGTTTGATAATTAATGACTAAGTGAATGTTGAAGCCACAGTTCATTggctaaatctttttttttttcactggcTAAATAATGAAGCCTTGGATCAAAATCACACACCGAACACAGAATGTATCATTTCCAACTGCACCACTGGTTTCCTGAATGTTTACCCCAAAAACTGATCAGCAAGTTCATGGATTATATCTGAGAGAACCGATTCATTAATACATTGTTGTTCTGGGTCCATTTTCCAGTGTATTATCATAATGAAAGCATGAAAGATTTTAATATCCATGCTTTCTAGCTTTCACTGCATTGATGTAATATCAATAGGACTATTACACCTATTTCTTTGATTTTACGTTGTGCTCAATTCGATTACATTGCTTGAAAATGAgtattgttttaatgtgttgagTGTATTACATTACTTTGGTAATGTTTGATGGCGCTAGCTTTGGCATTAAATCATATTCGTCAATCTAAAAATCTATTATAACATAACTTTAAAGTGCAGTCCTCTCCTCACCCTCTGtccctgtctctttaagacccctACCCCAAaatctctgattggtcagctctcacatgCCAGAGCAGACACCGACCACTGTGTTTCTGCCTCAGCTCtatgggtgttttttttaacccagcCCTTGATGGGGGTTTGGCTGGGGGCagtgactgtatagttgtgcCATCATAACCTTACAACCAAGTCCTGACAGCTCTTTTGAAGGCACTGTTTCACAGGGCTGCTTGCATTTGAGCATTTGGttactttcacagtatttatttagCAAATAGACTGGTTTAAttataacaacaaaaacaaacgagggaaactcaatttttttttacaatatgggacctttaattgaGCAGTTTTATTTACAGCTTATTTACCtccatcacatttcatcacGCACTCATGAAAAACTATAACCTACTGGCTAACACACATAAGGTTGTAAACGTAAAATTCAAATATACAGTAGAACAAACAGAAATGACAACACAGCAAAGCAATGAATATGATGTAGTTTACAACagcatttacaaaaacaatccAATGTGATGTACATCAACCAGTTTGCACTGGTATTATAACACACTGTCATCAATAATACATCAGCCATTCTTTAAATGGCCCAGTCCGTCACAGTAAACCAATTCAAACCAGTTCAGACACACTGACATTGTTACAAGTTGGTCTAATTCTACCAAATACAGtagaataacaataatacaagtTGTTtactgctttcttttctgtataTCTTCCAGTGACGAGTATCCACTTAGCCTGAAAAGGCCAGAGCTGCCGACCGGGATGACATGTTCtcaaactcagagttcaggCTTGCTCATTGCACGGCTCCCTTTACTGTGTCAGCATGCAAGCAGCCATCTTACAGGCCACTGCTGAGATTAGAGCAGCTCCGCGGCCGCTCCCCTCCTCCGACTGGATGAAGGCGATCTCACAGTGAGGCGTGAGGTCTCTGACGATCTTGTGGAACCTGTCACGGAAACTGAGATAGAGAAACAATACGTTGAGTGTACAGAATCAGTCGAATCTCCATCTGTCCCACCtcctttttcactttttccccCAACTGTCTAGTAATACAATTGTCTAAGAGGAATTCATTGCATCCTGTTGCTTGATTAAGGATGGAGCTTTTTTCAATACAGAAAGTGTGGACGCACTGCATTGAGGTCGTTTGAGGCTCTAGAGAGAAAGGTatctctgcctcctccacaGTGGATTTCTCTTTGTGTGACTGCTGAATATTGGTGCTTTGTTACTTGATTGTtcgaaaaatacatttaatatcaaatgATACTTAAGatatctgactttttttttttttaaaactactgGAAATAGTCTTGTGAAACCATGCTATCACTTGGCAAGCTCACCATCGTATGtataaaaacattgtgttttagggTGGGCCTTTCCCTTAAAAAGGGTCGATCTAATGACATAAGGCCCTTCCTTTAACTTACTGCTTTTATATGGTCACAAAACTATCACTGAAAAGTCTAAAACATTCCTCACCATGGGTGCAGCTTGTAGACTGATCCGTCGACCCCCACCGTGATTGCCAGGGCCTCCTGGCTGCGTCGCTCACGCATCAGGTTGATCACACCAGCGAGCCCTGCGCCGCACATGTGGGCAGAGCGAGTGGAAACACTCTCACAGACCAGACGTACAATGTCACAGTCCAGCTCTGATGGCAGAACACCCAGTGAGGACAGGATGTTGTAGATTTGTTTTCTGTCCCCGGTGTCACTGTAGGAAAATGACAAGACTGATCAaatctctttccctctcttacTGCCAACACTGTTATATAAGCTCATGTCATCAGCAACAGgtgttacttttttctttttttttgtgctacATTTAggttttttcttcctctatgTTTATGCAAATGCAACGATTGTCTACATGCAGTGATAATCTTATCACATTTTTTGTCTTATTCTatgggatatatatatatatatatatatatatatatatatatatatatatatacttttttaaGCACAATTGTCTTTAGCTCGTGGataactatctatctatctatctaactgCAACCATGTTAGGATCTGCTGACACCTACCTCTCCACCTGTGAGACATAGCGCGTCTCAAAGCTGCCACGAGTCTTCAGCTGCTCAGACGCTTCACCATTAAACAGCAGGTCTTCATTCACCAGCTTCACCAGGACAAGCCGGACCAGCTCACCCATATACTTCCCGCTGATAAGCTTCTCATATCTGCAGGGGTCAACAGGAGAAGAGatagttaaagttaaaacaaTCGAAATGAAGGATGGAAAAACAATGAATCAAAGACATAATGTGAAAATAGTGGAAGAAACAGGAAGGTAAAACGcatcacaaaacacatgtgcaAACGACTGTCTTTGTGTGCATGGACTGGAAAAGCAGAGGGGAGCAGACGAGGATGCCAACGTCATTGTTAAAGAGGCTGAATGAGGCTGGACTCAGCAGTTGTCTGTGCAAAGGGGCAGCCAGCGCCAAAGGTAAACAGCCATTAGGGCAAGAGGGATCATTAATCTGACAGCCCCATCCGCTGACTGACCACTGACGTATGAGGCCTCTCGCCATTTACAAACATCCTCAGGAAGAAAAGCGGATAGCTTAGCAACTACACAGACAGCTCAGGTGAGAGTCAGGTGAGTATTGCCCCAGAGGGATGATTAATTCAGAACAACAGTAAGAGAACGAGCGAGAGGGACTGTGCAGCACATGTTTAAGTACAACATGAATCTCTCAGGCCTTTAATGGCACATAGCTGAGCTTGAACGTACGCtcgagtgtgtgtgcatacagtaGAAGACGTATAGAGCTCTCGTGTGCAtttgactgtgtgtttgaggtgAATGCACTCATTGACTCACAGCTGATGTCCGGGGTTAATCGAGGTCTCGTCCACGACTCTGTCGTACTCCAGTCTAAACTCCTCAAGCTCCCCGTTGTCTCCGAATGCCCCCcactctgtgttcacacacatCCGGCCCTCCTCGCCTTCTACCAGCTCCACGGTCCTCATCTCCTCCATGTAACACGCATTACAACCAGTACCtagtcaaaaaaaagaaaacaacacaaaaccttAGTTGTGCTTGAGTGTCTGCATGAGTGCATCGCAGTCGGGCATTCATGCTCGTGTGTGTTCGCTTACCAACAATCATCCCGACTTCACAGCTGCGATCTTCATAATAGCAGGAAATCATGGTGGCTACTGTGTCGttcaccatggcaaccacaTCCATCTCGAAGTCCTAAGTGACAACACCAAATCAggtatgaataaaataaaatccagcTGTTAAAAATCAGTCTTGTGTTGATTATTAAGAGAGAAGCTCACCCCTCGTCTCTTGATAGCGTCTCTGAGTAATCCCACAACATTGTTCCCTTCTGCCCCCGACGCCTTGAAGCCCTTGGTCCAGTTAAGCAGGATACCCTGTGgacagacaaaaagacaaacctTAAACTTCTAAACTTCATACATAAAACAGGGATGTTTGCTGTCACGGATCTTCGTATGAAAGCATGTAGAGGTGCAACAACCTACCTTGTCAATGTCCTCATGTCGTACAGGAAAGGAGAAGGTGAAACCGAGAGGAAGCTTCTTGTGCTTGATATGATGTCTGTCCAAAAAGTCGGACATACACTCTGCTATGTAGTCgaacagctgcagagagaggggaagggaggaCATGAGATGTGGAAAAAACTGCACAATAATTAGTGCTAATTTCATCCTGAGAGGTTTACAGTCGACACTACACCAGTATTTACAGAGTGGAAAATATTTTGCCACTCTTTTGCCATAGTCTTCACCAGTCACCACAGAGATTTTACAGTCACTATATCACTTGTTGATATTACTGGTAAATACCATTTCTGCAGTGCCCGTCATGGCGTCTTCAGGAATGGAGTACATCTGGTTCTTGGTCTCCACCTTCcagctcctctcctcatcttcaCCCACCTTCACCAGCATCACACGGAAGTTTGTGCCCCCCAGATCCAGGGCCAGGAAGTCGCCCACCTctgtcaaaaaacacacacatcatctgAATGCTGGCTTTACATCCTCTACAATGTTTAGTCTTTTttaaccaaaataaaagtgttatGACTGATGGAGTATGTACCTGATCCCTCAGGGGTGGAGCAGACATAAGTCGGAAGCATTTTGACGCTGGCCTCTTCGTGCGTCTCTATACGCAGTCCTCGATCCATCTCACGCTGCATCCTCTCCATGACTTCTTTTAGCTCTTCCTTATTCAGCCTGAACTCTGACAGGATCTGCTCTACCTGCgacaagagaagaggagagctGGTCAGGAGCTGCCGCTGCAAACAGACCAAGCAACTTCATACGCTCGTAAATTGTATGCTGAAGTGAGCTTTCAAAAGAGAATTAAGGTTTCCCTTTTGAAAACAAGAAGGGAAATCAGAAGAAGTAACAGCATAACATCGGATCAGAGCACAGACAAATAGTATGCTATAGAAAGACTAggagtaaacaaaaaaagaatcatCACTTAAGCTCCTCACCCAGAGTTTCCTCTGAAACAACATGGagcagtctgtgtgtgaggaCTACGGTTAATTCACACAACAGCAACATGAGATAAAAACATAAGTctaaaacaaaactaaaggTAAAAATTCCTCGAACCCCTGCAAAGTCTGGTCAGACATAAAATCCAGATCTTACCATGTGGATCTTATCAATCACAGAGCTGTAGCTGCAAGGCATTTTCACCATCTGGTCGAGTTGAGAGCTGACACACGGCATCTTCGCAGGTTTGACTAAATGAGCCTCGGTATGTGTTTCTAGGTGtgtggtgagtgtgtgtccagactgtgtgtgtgcagagtcaGTCAAGTGTGAATAGCCCTGAATGAGAACTTCAGCTGTTTTTATGCTCAGGTGAAGTGGGCTGGCCACACCGCACGTAAAGGCCCACCCCTTCCCCGATCTCGCCCCATCTGGTGATCGTGGGGGTTcggacacccacacacacacacccacccacacacacacagatacacacacataaacacacacacacacacacaaagaatacCCAAAGTTCAAGTCTACCTGACATACTTACTGCAAAGTaagaattacattttaagaacagttgttttttattgcaggGAGCAAAATGTACAGATATCATTGAGCATTTGGATGGatttatataatgtatatattcatATGCCTAATCTGTTTGTTTATAGGGCTCTAAGAACAATATGAGAATGTTCagctcagttcagttcagaccactttatttatcccaaatGGGCAATTTAGTTGTAGCTTTTCCAGAcatcaaacattaaaaacataaaatcattacaacgatcattcattcagtcagtcagaaaacaATTTAAGAGGCACATGGGTACgtcataaataataaattaatgagtaaataaataaataggttCAATTCTTCTAAAATTAGTGGGGTCTGAATTTAGGAGTTTGATGGCAGATGGAATAAAAGACTTTGCATATCGATTAGATTTGCTCCTGGGCACATTATAGCATCGACCAGAGGGCAACAATAAAAATTTGGTCGACAATATGAGAATGTTGCATGTTTATAAGAACAATAGAAAGATGATCAAGTAAGAGATGCTGATTAGTTCAATGCATGTCTTAGTTATTCACAATATATGACAGTTTGAACTATAGGTTTTATGGATCCTCAGTTATAATGGTGAGATTTCAAATGGTTTGATGTACATTTTCTAATCACATTCCGATTTTGTGACATATTTTAGATACGTTTTGGGTACTCTGTTGTGCACTTTTGTCTGCACTTCAATTCAGTTGCTTTCAAACACTTGAAAAAGACAATTTTCAGCCcaatttttccctttttttcttttttttttaattaacatcaacaaaacatttttttaaatcacatctCACAATAATGTCTGTGATTTTCAGTTACTGCGAGGGTTTAAAAATCTCAGATGTTAACCTTGTTCTGAACTTTTTCTATTGCA contains:
- the gck gene encoding hexokinase-4 isoform X2, which encodes MDKVEQILSEFRLNKEELKEVMERMQREMDRGLRIETHEEASVKMLPTYVCSTPEGSEVGDFLALDLGGTNFRVMLVKVGEDEERSWKVETKNQMYSIPEDAMTGTAEMLFDYIAECMSDFLDRHHIKHKKLPLGFTFSFPVRHEDIDKGILLNWTKGFKASGAEGNNVVGLLRDAIKRRGDFEMDVVAMVNDTVATMISCYYEDRSCEVGMIVGTGCNACYMEEMRTVELVEGEEGRMCVNTEWGAFGDNGELEEFRLEYDRVVDETSINPGHQLYEKLISGKYMGELVRLVLVKLVNEDLLFNGEASEQLKTRGSFETRYVSQVESDTGDRKQIYNILSSLGVLPSELDCDIVRLVCESVSTRSAHMCGAGLAGVINLMRERRSQEALAITVGVDGSVYKLHPCFRDRFHKIVRDLTPHCEIAFIQSEEGSGRGAALISAVACKMAACMLTQ
- the gck gene encoding hexokinase-4 isoform X1, giving the protein MPCVSSQLDQMVKMPCSYSSVIDKIHMVEQILSEFRLNKEELKEVMERMQREMDRGLRIETHEEASVKMLPTYVCSTPEGSEVGDFLALDLGGTNFRVMLVKVGEDEERSWKVETKNQMYSIPEDAMTGTAEMLFDYIAECMSDFLDRHHIKHKKLPLGFTFSFPVRHEDIDKGILLNWTKGFKASGAEGNNVVGLLRDAIKRRGDFEMDVVAMVNDTVATMISCYYEDRSCEVGMIVGTGCNACYMEEMRTVELVEGEEGRMCVNTEWGAFGDNGELEEFRLEYDRVVDETSINPGHQLYEKLISGKYMGELVRLVLVKLVNEDLLFNGEASEQLKTRGSFETRYVSQVESDTGDRKQIYNILSSLGVLPSELDCDIVRLVCESVSTRSAHMCGAGLAGVINLMRERRSQEALAITVGVDGSVYKLHPCFRDRFHKIVRDLTPHCEIAFIQSEEGSGRGAALISAVACKMAACMLTQ